From one Calypte anna isolate BGI_N300 chromosome 11, bCalAnn1_v1.p, whole genome shotgun sequence genomic stretch:
- the ZDHHC7 gene encoding palmitoyltransferase ZDHHC7, with amino-acid sequence MQSSGHRFRDVEHHPLLAENDSYDSSSSEADMAERVWFIRDGCGMVCAIMTWLLVVYADFVVTFVMLLPSKDFWYSVINGVLFNCLAVLALSSHLRTMLTDPGAVPKGNATKEYMDNLQLKPGEVIYKCPKCCSIKPERAHHCSICKRCIRKMDHHCPWVNNCVGEKNQRFFVLFTMYIALISAHALVLCGFQFFSCVRGQWTECSDFSPPVTVILMIFLCLEGFLFLTFTAVMFGTQIHSICNDETEIERLKSEKPTWERRLRWEGMKSVFGGQPSLLWINPFAGFRIRRLLLRAKKGGPEFSV; translated from the exons ATGCAGTCATCAGGCCACAGGTTCCGGGATGTTGAGCACCACCCACTTCTTGCTGAAAATGACAGCTACGATTCCTCTTCCTCAGAGGCTGACATGGCAGAGAGGGTTTGGTTCATCCGGGATGGCTGTGGCATGGTCTGTGCCATAATGACATGGCTGCTGGTTGTCTATGCAGACTTTGTAGTAACTTTTGTCATGTTGCTGCCTTCCAAAGACTTTTGGTACTCTGTGATCAACGGGGTTCTCTTTAACtgcttggcagtgctggcttTGTCATCACATCTGAGAACTATGCTCACTGATCCA ggAGCTGTACCCAAAGGAAATGCCACTAAAGAATACATGGATAATTTGCAACTGAAGCCAGGAGAAGTGATCTACAAATGTCCCAAGTGCTGTAGTATCAAACCTGAACGTGCACACCATTGCAG tattTGCAAACGATGTATTCGGAAGATGGATCACCACTGCCCCTGGGTGAATAATTGTGTGGGGGAGAAAAATCAGaggttttttgttctgtttacg aTGTACATAGCCCTAATTTCAGCTCATGCGCTCGTCCTCTGTGGGTTTCAGTTTTTCTCCTGTGTCCGAGGGCAGTGGACTG aatgcAGTGACTTCTCCCCACCTGTAACTGTGATCCTGATGATCTTCTTGTGCCTTgaaggttttctgtttctcacttTCACTGCAGTCATGTTTGGCACCCAAATCCACTCAATATGCAATGATGAAACG GAGATTGAAAGACTGAAGAGTGAAAAGCCAACGTGGGAGAGGAGACTACGTTGGGAAGGCATGAAATCAGTTTTTGGGGGTCAGCCTTCACTCCTCTGGATCAACCCTTTTGCAGGATTTCGGATCAGGCGACTCCTGCTGCGAGCAAAGAAAGGAGGACCCGAGTTTTCTGTTTGA